The following coding sequences lie in one Arachis stenosperma cultivar V10309 chromosome 5, arast.V10309.gnm1.PFL2, whole genome shotgun sequence genomic window:
- the LOC130981431 gene encoding uncharacterized protein LOC130981431 codes for MALLQLGSLWWLGVGTTRFGSKIRLGPRVFGSKLAQRNLYRVIFVFVSTSAPGEARIHGIAVEDREIVQSCRLHRVKGKEIQKKRICGFNMASNADNDENNTGVETDRGCVSKKIAKNTAGNRSDKAWKHGISVDGDAKKIKYKYCDKVVTGGVYRLKHHLAGTKKDVEPCMGVFDEVKKDMFDIVVGLQKNLVKKTREFEKKIQRKRSEEYNNMFEKVTRHGLGFKPPSYDELRGKLLKKKVESTKLTLEEHKAEWKKTGCTIITDGWTDKRRRTILNFLVNSPKGTVFLKSINASDICKTAEKIFKMIDEVVEEVGEENVVQVVTDNAANYKKAGQMLMEKRKNLYWTPCAAHCIDLMLEDFEKKLDLHKDTIAKGRKLTTYIYSRTSLISLLQQHTKGRDLVRPGMTQFATSYLTLGSLNEKKNPIIRMFISDEWKESKCSKTRDGKNIENIVLDKTFWGNIIHCLRGAYPLLHVLRIVDSEGKAAMGYMYSEIDRAKEKIKDAFQSVELSYKPLWDIIDARWDKQLFRPLHAAGYYLNPQIHYSPNFKVEYDVKKGLYDCLDILVRDPALITIIDSQLEDFKSKAKFFGRDVAKNALKTKTPSQWWDSYGDEHPELQKFAIRVLSLTCSSSGCERNWSAFEMVHTKRRNRLKTSTMNDVVFVMTNSRLARKKPSRNTADYSLEDLDSDEEWIVEDENMMENMEEFDTQNDVNLAPQEDRG; via the exons ATGGCGCTGCTGCAATTGGGGTCGCTGTGGTGGCTAGGAGTGGGCACAACTCGATTTGGCTCGAAGATCCGACTCGGACCCAGAGTATTTGGGTCAAAATTGGCTCAGCGTAATTTATATCGG GTCATCTTCGTTTTCGTTTCTACTTCAGCGCCTGGTGAAGCTAGAATTCATGGAATCGCCGTGGAAGATCGTGAAATCGTGCAATCGTGCCGTCTCCACCGCGTCAAAGGAAAGGAAATCCAGAAGAAGAGGATTTGCGG GTTTAATATGGCTTCAAATGCGGATAATGATGAAAATAATACTGGAGTTGAAACTGATCGTGGTTGTGTATCCAAAAAGATTGCTAAAAATACTGCAGGAAATAGGAGTGACAAAGCTTGGAAGCATGGAATTTCGGTTGATGGAGatgccaaaaaaataaaatacaagtATTGTGATAAGGTGGTGACAGGAGGAGTATATAGGTTGAAACATCATTTGGCAGGAACAAAAAAAGATGTTGAACCTTGCATGGGTGTTTTTGATGAGGTTAAAAAGGAtatgtttgatattgttgttggtttgcaaaaaaatttagttaagaagacaagagaatttgaaaaaaagatacaaa GGAAGAG GTCTGAAGAATACAATAACATGTTTGAGAAGGTTACCCGCCATGGATTAGGATTCAAGCCACCTTCTTATGATGAGTTAAGAGgaaaattattgaagaagaaggtAGAGTCAACTAAACTAACATTAGAAGAACATAAAGCTGAATGGAAAAAAACTGGATGCACTATTATAACAGATGGTTGGACGGATAAAAGAAGGAGAACTATTCTCAACTTTCTTGTGAATAGTCCTAAGGGAACTGTTTTCTTGAAATCCATTAATGCTTCTGATATATGCAAAACAGCTGAAAAGATATTCAAGATGATTGATGAAGTTGTAGAGGAAGTGGGAGAAGAGAATGTGGTTCAAGTTGTAACTGATAATGCAGCTAACTACAAAAAGGCAGGACAAATGTTAATGGAAAAGAGAAAGAATCTTTATTGGACTCCTTGTGCTGCTCATTGCATTGATTTGATGCTTGAAGATTTTGAGAAGAAGCTAGATCTTCACAAAGACACCATTGCCAAAGGAAGAAAGCTAACTACTTACATATATTCTAGGACTTCTCTAATTTCCCTTTTACAACAGCACACCAAAGGAAGAGATTTGGTGAGACCAGGTATGACGCAATTTGCTACGTCCTACCTTACTTTGGGTAGTCTTAATGAGAAGAAGAATCCAATAATTAGAATGTTCATCTCGGATGAATGGAAGGAAAGCAAGTGCTCAAAGACAAGAGATGGGAAAAACATTGAAAATATTGTTTTGGATAAAACATTTTGGGGAAACATTATCCATTGCTTGAGAGGTGCTTATCCTCTTCTTCATGTGCTTCGTATAGTGGATTCAGAGGGTAAGGCAGCTATGGGATATATGTATTCTGAAATTGATCGTGCTAAAGAAAAGATTAAAGATGCTTTTCAAAGTGTTGAACTAAG TTATAAACCTTTGTGGGATATTATTGATGCAAGATGGGACAAGCAACTCTTTAGGCCTTTGCATGCTGCAGGCTATTATTTGAATCCACAAATTCATTATAGTCCTAATTTTAAGGTTGAGTATGATGTTAAAAAAGGACTTTATGATTGTTTGGATATACTTGTGAGAGATCCTGCACTCATTACAATTATTGATAGTCAACTTGAAGATTTCAAGAGTAAGGCTAAATTTTTTGGTAGAGATGTTGCCAAGAATGCTCTCAAAACTAAAACACCCTCACAATGGTGGGATTCTTATGGAGATGAACATCCAGAACTTCAAAAGTTTGCTATCCGTGTCTTGAGTTTGACTTGTAGTTCATCAGGATGTGAGCGCAATTGGAGTGCTTTTGAGATG GTTCACACGAAAAGAAGAAATCGTTTGAAGACAAGCACAATGAATGATGTTGTTTTTGTGATGACTAATTCAAGATTGGCAAGGAAGAAGCCATCAAGAAATACTGCTGATTATAGCCTTGAAGACTTGGATTCAGATGAAGAATGGATTGTGGAAGATGAAAATATGATGGAAAATATGGAAGAATTTGACACACAAAATGATGTAAACTTAGCCCCTCAAGAAGATAGAGGTTAA